Genomic segment of Triticum urartu cultivar G1812 unplaced genomic scaffold, Tu2.1 TuUngrouped_contig_5618, whole genome shotgun sequence:
CTtccccgaccccccccccccctaccgCCTCTACCTCGACCTCCGTCTGCTCTTCACAATCGCCCTCCTCCATCTCCATGCCCAAAATCACCTAcgtcccctcttcctcctcttccgcTCACGTCACCTTCACCACCCCTACCACCGAGATCACCTGTTTCAGTCCCTCCTCTTTCACCACGACCTCGCCCTCCACTCCGCCGAACACTAGAAGTTTCAAAGTTCCAACGTAGCCAATCACCCCACTCACACTCCTTCGGATCATGAACTCCATCGCCACACTCCACCACATGTCCCATAAGGCCACAAACAAAACAAAAATCTGGCAGTTTCTCATAGTAGACCAGATATTTCTTCCTCTTTTATTAGTATTGGAACAAATCTCACCGAAGGAACATTACATCAAGATACAATCTTGCTCTTAAGAATTTGGAGGGGTTAATTATCCCTTCATTAACAATCACCGTTGTAGGTGGCCCTCAACTTCCCTCGCTACCTTCTCCGCTAGTTCTTTCTTTCTCATGAGCCCATCTGGCACTCCCTGAATTCTTGCCCAGACCGGGATCTTATCCAATTTGTAAGCTTCCACATTGCTAAATCCATCATACTCTTGCATCACCATTGTTGCATCTCGAAATAATCCCAGGACACCATCTGTCACATGTTTCCAATCTCCCAAACAACTGAAATGGACAATGAACAAATTATCCCCCATAGGTTTGAAAGTAACCTTCTGTGTCGATGCCCAAGAAATACACATCATGTTGAATAGAGCAGAATGACTTAACGTCCTTGTGGTGTGGACTCTGAAGATTGCCAACCACCGAACCACATTGATCAGGTCTTCCAATTCCGCGGGAAAATCTAGGTCCGTCTCCTGCCCCCATGCAAGTTGAGTCCCTTGAACCGATCCCCCGGGTTCGTCTCCGGACCCCAATCTCATTTCTCCCTAACATCTTCTTGCTTACTCCCATCCTCCTTAGCCGGATCTCCCTCCCTACTCTTCGCCGACGCAAACCTCCTCAGCATCCTCCCTCTCTTCCTCCTGCCCCCCGCTAAACCTAAGCTCCCATCTAATCTCCTCCTTGCCTATCCTCCTCCCCGCTACCATCAACTGCCAGTGGATCCGCCATGCCAACGTGCTTTCGAGGGCTCCTACCTATCTGGACTCCCGTCGCACCGACTAATCGCCGGCAGGACGTGAGGATTTCTGTGGACTCTGGCGTGATCACCAGGATGGGTAAACCCTAGACGGCGCTAGGGGAAAAAACGATGCCCGGAAGCCGAGCTGCCTAGAGGCCGTAATCTCATCCAGCCCAACATTTTTTTGAGGGAGGCAGCAGCCCAGCTTTTTTTTTGAGAATCCCGTAGCAACCCAGCTAACACACAGCACACACATCGACAGTTTCGGCACATCACAGAGTAGCCCAGCCCAACACAACACATCGACACAACACGCAGCcgctgcccgccgccgccgacggacCGTCACACAGGGCACAGCAGCCACCGGCCAGCGGCGTACATCGTCCACAGCAAGTCGCCCGGCCCACGACTGGCGCCACGCGGCCACGCAACCGCACTCAgcttgtctcaaaaaaaaaaaaagctAGCAGCGGCAAGCCGGCGACGCATCTCCTTCTCTGAATCTGATCCTCTCCTATTTTCCTTGCCCTGCAAGCTGCATAGGTAATTTCCTTACTCATTCCCAATATCTTTCCCCTAAATTTCACTTTCCAAAAAAAAAAACAGAGCAGGGAGGTCGGCCGCGACCTAGGAGCTCGGCGGCGGCGCCCACCACGAGCATCGGCGGCTGCGCAGGGGTCGTTTTCCCCCgttccctcttcctcttccccaCTCCAGTACCGCGTCCCATCCCCGTACCACATCCCATCCCAGCGCCGGTCGGCCACCAAGATGGAGGTCTGCGGCGGCCCGGGACCTCTAGCCCGCGCCCCCGTCTGGATCAGCCGCGCCCTGACCCCCTGGATCCACGCCCCCCTATGCCATGCCCCTCCGTCCTCCTGTACACCCCCTCTTTCTGCACCATGGTTGACAGAGCTGCAGCTCCTCTGCTCCTCTACTCCATGTCCGCTCCCTTTATGAATTCTTCTACTCTTCCAGCATGGCCATAGCCAACCTCCTCTTCTCCTCCCCCCTCCATATCCCTCTCTGATTAGCTAATTTACAATGTTTACATCAGATGTTAGTACCAAAGTTCAGCCATTAAAATATTTTTTGCCGAGTTGTCTGATTTCATAATCAAGAGAATGTAGACAAGTGTTCAGTATGGGTTTTAAGTTTCCTACCATGTCTCCTAAAGTTTATTGTTTCGAATTTGAGAGTAAGTGTTGTTTGTTAATTCCAAAGTTTGTCATCCAAACATGTTTGGTATTGAAATCTCAGGCATTTCAAAGGCCAATTCACTGAACAACCAAACAGGTGAATTCGTATTCGTGCCATTTCAGTTTCCTCACTGATTTGGAATTTAGACCAATTCAATACGGAGCTCTCCAATGGAGACATCCAAACGAAGCGTTAGGTTATTGTCTATTCGTCTGTGGTAGCATAAATAAATCACTGAATGTCTTGTTGTTTACAGTTTATGCAAAGCCATTGTTGTTTACAGTTTATGTAAATCCATTGTTGTTTACAGATGATAGTTATTAATGACAACATTCAGAATTGAAATGTGTTCTTCTTTAGCTTGGCCGCCCAGCAATTTGTTTATAGCTCCGCCACTGATTAAGGGGCTTTCATTCCTCTCGCAGCCATGCTTGGCCATCTCCGGCGATCCTCTGGCATTCTGCGCCGCCTACCGATCGCCAGCTTCGCTCCCTCCGACCCTGCCGCTGCATACTCGTGAGATTTGCTCCCTTTTATCCAATCTGCTGTCAAAACGTTCCCTTACTTTAAAAGCATCCTTGCTCCTTATCGGTTAGCTGGTGGCGTTCTTGCTCCATTTCTGGTGCAATACTACACTTTCTAAATTTGAGTGGCACAATTATAAGCTTATAGCACGTGAGTTAAGCTTTTTGCTTGCTTCACTGCCTCTAATTCCATTCCATGACAAGATACCTTTTGAGTAAGTAAAACTTTTTTCACCTCTGACTTCTCCAAATAATATTGTCTGCATCGTGCAGGGGATGGAGTTCACACGCCGAGTCACTCTCGTTTGTTTCATGTAAGACCTTTCTTTCACTTCGCCATATTGAATCACCCTTCATTTTCTTCTAGATGATTGGCGCCTTTGATGAAATATCAATCCATGGCAGGTTGGTGTGGCAAGCATGCTACCAGGAATTTCTCTACAGATGATAAAGTTACCAATGGTCGTCGAGGGTATTGGCAAAAGGAGTTGAAGAAGCCAAGTACGGCCGTGAAGGTATTTCGACAGAGTTTAGCCCTGTGCTTCACATGTGGCCTTACACTTTTTTATAGCCTCATGCTGTTAATCCCAAGAATATGATAGACAACAGGTTAAGTAATTTGATTTTGCTTCACAGGATAATGATGCAATCATTGATCGCATACAAAAGAGCACAAGGGGGTTGAAAAAAGGGCCGGTTGGGCACACCCTTTCATCAGCAGAGAAAAGGAAATTCCTTATCAACACTGTACGTCATTACATAAAGATAGTCTTAATATTATCTTTTCTGTCTTTTGAGTTTATCATGCGTCAATGATACTTATACTTTAGCTGGTGCCTGTAGAGCTCCAAATCACATGTTCGCATAATTTAAAGGATTGTATGTAATAACTAACAATCAAAATGTTGTTGCAGAAGTGCAATTTCACTTGTTATATACCAAATATGAACTATAAAAAGTTTTCTTGCGCCTTCAAGGCAAGTAATGAGCTTGCACTATGTAATCAACTAGCAACTGTTGTCCCTAAAAACTTTTAGTAGCTTATTCATTCTCAtctctaaattgcagcttcttgaTCTTGAAGACTCAAAAGAAGCTGTTTACAGCACCCTTGATGCATGGATCGCCTTTGAGCAGGACTTTCCACTCGCCTCATTAAAGCAAGCAATTGTAGCTCTTGAAAAGGAGGAACAATGGCATAGAGTTGTCCAAGTATTGCAGATTATAATTTAATTTATTTTTATTGAATTTATCTTTTATACAGTATGAATTAAATTTCTGCCAACTACAAACCTAGGTAATAAAATGGATGTTGAGCAAAGGGCAAGGAAATACCATCAGAACATACGAGCAATTAGTGCGTGCACTTGAGAAGGACAACAGAGCAGAGGAAGCACATAAAATCTGGGAGAAGAAAATAGCCCATGACCTGCATTCAGTTCCTTGGCGTTTCTGCGGTCTTATGTTGGCAATTTACTACAGAAACAATATGCTAGATAGGCTTATCAAGGTATGGACCTCGAATGTCTTCTACTCTTCACTGACTCTACCTACTCTTTTCCTTCAAGTTTATTGGCTGGTAATTTCTAATATGATCTTACCGTTGCTTGCCTTCTCTGATGGCTTAGCTCTTTGGTGCCCTTGAAGCATGTGGTCGCAAGTGTCCTAGTAAAGAATATATACGGAAAGTTGAAGTTGCATATGAAATGCTTGGTCTATTAGAAGAGAAGAAGGATTTGCTTGAAAAGTACAAGGATTTGTACAATAAGCCATCAAATAGTGATAGAAAGAAAGATCGACGGTTCAAGAAGGCTGAGAAGAAAGCTGGTTAGTCCTGTGGCGCCTGTAATCCTTTATTTGCCCAATGACAGTCAAGCATTTCTGACAAGTTGAAATGGCTTGTTTCTGTTAAATACTTATAAATCCATTTGCGTGTATATGTAACTTTCTGATTGGTTTACACACACCcatttaagcagaataaggtacTGGAAGCTCAAAATGTGCTAATTCTGGAGAAATACCTGATTTACTTTTACCCTTTAATGCATGGTTATCTAGTCAAATTTGTCACTACTTGTGTTCATAAATAAACACCATTTATACATGAGCATGGTCTCCAGTATGCAAGTTTGACTGTCATATTTTATATGAATATGTTGGTTAAATCTCACACCATCTAAAATagatattttatattatttttaccTGTCAAAGTAAGAATTTGCTTGCTTTCTAAAATGCCGTCTATTTCTGAATGGAGCTAATTTATTGCACCTGGTATTCATCTTTCAGTTCACTGATTTGTTAGCAAGAAAATACCAGTCTTTGTTACGTGGACATAGATGCTTGGTGTATTTTGTAGTAGGATTTCCCAGTGTTCTACTCTACGCCATTTTCTTCAGAACTATTCTGAGAATCTTTTCATACCATGCTTGTGAATTTCTCACACGGCAAACATTCTTGAAATTTCTGGCAGCTACTAGAAATTACTTCATTTGCTATGACGCTGAAACTAATTATTAACAATATTCTTTTCTCAGCTGATGATGGCAGCAAACAATTGGAGATGGAAACATCTGAAAACTTACCAGTTAACTCATGCCCTTCAGATAAGGAACTGGTTGCCAGCAGTTAGTCAAGATAAGAAGTAAAGCAATGCAGTTGCTGGCATATTAGTTTACAATTATGTTTCTCTAGTCACCGACACTGACGTGTTATATTATTGTTGTTCCCCTTTCAGATACAACACCGATGGTGAGATCAGTATCAGACAAGAACGTGATGCAGCTAGTAATCTCTACCAGTAACACTTACTGGGCCAACCAATAGTCCATTACTAATAGGAAACAGCATGAACATTGAAACCCCCTTATTCTTCCATAAATCATTGAAGTGCGGTGACTTTCATGTTGCCTTGGACAAATATTTCGGAGTGTTATCGTTCGCCAAAAAAGTTGTAATGTCTGAATATTGGAACAAGTGGGCGCATAACTGTAGTCAACGAAGGGATTACATGAGGAAACCAGTACTTTATCTCATGTACTCAGTGTGAGAATTGTTGTGCTGACATTTCTGTTTTCATACTAGAAAGCCAAATTCCTGTTATCCATCGCAATCTAATATCTCTGCCTTTGTGGAATGTCAAATGCTTTGCTACATTTTCTTTTATCCTGGTTCTGAAACTGTGGTTGATGTTTGCTCTGCGCGAGTTCGCAGAGGTTTGCTCACTCCAATAATGGTGCAAGCCTTTGAAATGGCAAACGTTAGAGAAATTCCAATGCACCGACGTTTTTTTGTCCGTTTGGATCGGTTGCCTGTTCATCATCCGTCCCCCTTTGCGTTTGGGTTGGCAGTGCACCCAATACGTGGACATATTTTCGTCCTTGCGGCCGGCCTGAAGTATCTTTTTCAAACATAATTCAACCAAAATACAAACATCATAGATGGTTTCACAACCAAACAAATATATCATAGTTTACAAGTCAAATAAATATATCATAGTTTACAaaccaaataaaaaataaattaTCTCAAATACATTTAAAAAAGATACACCTATTGGTTGGTTTTCACAACCAAACAAATATATCATAGTTTACAAGCCAAATAAATATATCATAGTTTACAAACAAAATAGAAATTAAATTGtctcaaatatattttaaaaaaAAGATACATCTATTAGTTGCCAACGTGAGCCCGCATATACTCAACCAAATTATTTTGCAGCTAATGAGAGTTTCACAATCACACATTTGATGATGAAGTTGGATGAACCGTGCAAATGTTGTCGCTCCTCCATGCTCAGGCACAACATTGTCACCCTGAAACTGAAACCCTTGGTCATATTTACGTTCCGAACGCTCATTCTCTACGATTATAttatgcatgatcacacaagcagtcatcacctgCCACAACTTCTTGGTGCTCCAAGTTCTAGCAGGATATCGAACGatgccccatcgagattgcaGAACACTAAAGGCACGCTCCACATCCTTTCTAGCACTCTCTTGTTTTTGGGCAAATCTCTTTCTCTTCTATCCTACAGGGCTGGAGATTGTCTTCACCAGAGTAGTCCACTGAGGATAGATACCGTTAGCTAGGTAGTATCATTTGTTGTAGTTGTGGCCATTTGACCTCCGGGTAGTTGTCTTCGGCAAACCTTGCAAACACCGGAAAGCATtgaagcacgttgatatcattgtgagaTCCGGCTATGCCGAAGAaagagtgccaaatccagagatCTTGTGAAGCCACGGCCTTGAGTATGACACTGCAGGCTTTGACATGGCCCCTATACTGCCCCTGCCAAGCAGAAGGGCAGTTTttccactcccagtgcatacAATCTATGTTACCAAGCATCCTCGGAAAGCCCCTGCTGGCATTCATCGCCAACAAGCGGGTTGTATCTACAACATTTGGCTCTCTCAAGTACTCAGGACCAAACACCGCTATCACAACCTTGCAGAACTTATACATGGACTCTAGGCACGTGGACTCTCCCATACAGACATACTCATCAATAAAATCACCGAAGACTCCCTATGCAAGCATCCGAA
This window contains:
- the LOC125529460 gene encoding pentatricopeptide repeat-containing protein At4g18975, chloroplastic isoform X1, yielding MLGHLRRSSGILRRLPIASFAPSDPAAAYSGWSSHAESLSFVSCWCGKHATRNFSTDDKVTNGRRGYWQKELKKPSTAVKDNDAIIDRIQKSTRGLKKGPVGHTLSSAEKRKFLINTKCNFTCYIPNMNYKKFSCAFKLLDLEDSKEAVYSTLDAWIAFEQDFPLASLKQAIVALEKEEQWHRVVQVIKWMLSKGQGNTIRTYEQLVRALEKDNRAEEAHKIWEKKIAHDLHSVPWRFCGLMLAIYYRNNMLDRLIKLFGALEACGRKCPSKEYIRKVEVAYEMLGLLEEKKDLLEKYKDLYNKPSNSDRKKDRRFKKAEKKAADDGSKQLEMETSENLPVNSCPSDKELVASS
- the LOC125529460 gene encoding pentatricopeptide repeat-containing protein At4g18975, chloroplastic isoform X2: MLGHLRRSSGILRRLPIASFAPSDPAAAYSGWSSHAESLSFVSCWCGKHATRNFSTDDKVTNGRRGYWQKELKKPSTAVKDNDAIIDRIQKSTRGLKKGPVGHTLSSAEKRKFLINTLLDLEDSKEAVYSTLDAWIAFEQDFPLASLKQAIVALEKEEQWHRVVQVIKWMLSKGQGNTIRTYEQLVRALEKDNRAEEAHKIWEKKIAHDLHSVPWRFCGLMLAIYYRNNMLDRLIKLFGALEACGRKCPSKEYIRKVEVAYEMLGLLEEKKDLLEKYKDLYNKPSNSDRKKDRRFKKAEKKAADDGSKQLEMETSENLPVNSCPSDKELVASS